A stretch of Fusarium fujikuroi IMI 58289 draft genome, chromosome FFUJ_chr10 DNA encodes these proteins:
- a CDS encoding related to quinone reductase, with product MKEAIVKKDTSVEIIDSLIPKPGPGDVLIKVVIAGTNPKDWKIPVWLGEDANTGDDIAGIVEAVGENVVGFHKGDRVAAFHEMRTPNGAFAEYATAPYYTTFHIPDSVSFEEAATIPLAAYTSVCALFQELEIPEPWSPLAKTETKRPLLIYGASTATGAYGIKLAAAANVHPIIAVGSQRSAFIKPFLDESKGDALVDYTAYKNEEELVKAIQEAFKKGGAPDGRCWKAFDSVSEDSTVRTVTKAIAGPPDSTGRKPKVTNILMKKDVEGADPSVDIVVSMVGQVHDKDENNKLLGVVWGAAFARGLREGWFTAHPYVVGKNGLEGLSDGLKDLKEGRIRAQKFLTVIGETPGVSA from the exons ATGAAAGAAGCAATCGTCAAGAAAGATACCTCCGTCGAGATCATCGACTCTCTAATTCCTAAGCCAGGCCCAGGCGACGTGCTCATCAAGGTGGTCATCGCAG GTACCAACCCCAAGGATTGGAAGATCCCCGTTTGGCTCGGCGAAGATGCCAACACCGGTGATGACATCGCCGGTATCGTCGAGGCCGTCGGCGAAAATGTCGTCGGCTTCCACAAAGGCGACCGTGTAGCCGCCTTCCATGAGATGAGGACTCCCAACGGTGCTTTTGCCGAGTACGCGACCGCGCCATACTACACAACATTCCATATCCCCGATTCAGTCTCTTTCGAGGAGGCCGCTACCATCCCCCTCGCCGCGTACACGTCTGTCTGCGCTCTGTTCCAAGAACTTGAGATCCCAGAGCCTTGGTCGCCACTCGCCAAGACCGAGACGAAGCGTCCTCTTCTCATTTACGGAGCCAGTACTGCTACTGGAGCTTATGGCATCAAGCTAGCCGCTGCTGCGAATGTCCATCCGATTATTGCGGTTGGAAGCCAGCGCAGTGCTTTCATCAAGCCATTCCTCGATGAGAGCAAGGGAGACGCGCTTGTTGACTACACCGCTTACAAGAATGAGGAAGAGCTAGTGAAGGCGATTCAAGAAGCTTTCAAGAAAGGCGGCGCTCCAGATGGTCGATGCTGGAAGGCTTTCGACAGCGTCTCGGAAGACTCCACCGTGAGGACAGTCACCAAAGCCATCGCAGGTCCCCCGGACTCGACTGGCCGCAAGCCAAAGGTGACCAACatcttgatgaagaaagacGTCGAGGGTGCCGACCCCAGTGTAGATATCGTCGTCTCGATGGTTGGCCAGGTACATGATAAGGATGAGAACAACAAACTACTCGGTGTTGTTTGGGGTGCAGCGTTTGCTAGAGGTCTTCGGGAGGGTTGGTTCACAGCCCATCCTTACGTCGTGGGTAAGAACGGCCTTGAGGGATTGTCTGATGGTCTGAAGGATTTGAAGGAGGGAAGGATTCGGGCGCAAAAGTTTTTAACTGTTATTGGCGAGACACCAGGAGTCAGCGCTTGA